The genomic interval CGGCAAAAGCACCATAAGCAAATACGGTATTCAAAGCACAAAAAATCAGCATTCCCCAATGTAAAGGACTGATTGCCAGCAATTCATCTGGTTTAGCCACAGGGCTAAATAAGATAGCGCAACTGCCATAAATCAGCAGCATGATATTAGAAGAAGGCAATATTTGCAGCAATTGCTTTTGTGCCATCGCGTAGACAGCCCAAGCAATTGCCCCAATTACCAAAAACACGCTGCCCCACAAATATTTAGTTGGTGTAGTAATAAAAGCCCGTAACTGTTCGTTGAAGAAAAGCGCCAATCCTAAAGTTAAAACACTCAACCCCATCCACTGACGCAAGCTATAACGTTCCTTGAAAATAAATACTCCACCCAAACCCATTAAAACCGGGGCTAATTGAATTAAAACTTCCGCATGAGATGGAGAAGTATATGCTAAACCTAACAGAAAAAGCAAATAGTTAATTGCCAAATAAATAATGGCAATTCCCAATAACTTTAAAGGAATTTTTCGGAGTTTTTCAATTGGTGGTAATTCCCCTTTAGTCGCTAAATAAATTCCTAGAATTGTAAAAGCGACGACAAAGCGAAACCAAGTAACAGTGTAAACATCCAGTGCTTGCAACGTTACCGCTAAGGCAACTGGTAAAATGCCCCAGAGAAAAACTGTTAAAGATGACAGCGCTAATCCTAAACGCCAGTTACCGGAACTTTTATGCAGTTTCATTATGAAGTTGGATTTGAGATTTGAGATTTGAGATTAATATCATGTCCAGTTCGTAGTGAGGACTTTAGTCCTCCCTCAGTCATCAACTAAGGACTGAAGTCCTTACTACAAACGTTTATAGGACACAATATAAAACTCAAAGTCTCATATTCTTTTAGGCTACCAATTCCAAAGGAGACAAAAAGTATTCTGAATTCTGAATTCTGGATTCTGAATTCTACTTACACTCAACTGTCCCGCCCTAAAACGACAGCCTTCTTTTATTGTTCCAGAATTTCTAGTAACTCTGCTTCCGACAATCGGGTGATTCCTAATTCTTGTGCTTTTTGTAACTTTGACCCCGCCTCCTCGCCAACCACTAAGTAATCGGTTTTGGCACTCACGGAATTAGTTACTTTGCCCCCAGCTTTTTGAATTAGTTCTTTTGCTTCATCCCGTTTCAGGGTGGGTAAGGTGCCAGTAATGACAAATGTTTTGCCAGCTAATGGTAAATTTCCGTCTTTTCCTCCCTTTGTAGAAGGAGATTCTTGATTAGCAACTTGCAAACCAGCAGCTTTTAATCTATTAATTAAAGTTTGATTGGCGGGTACTCGGAACCATTGAAAAACACTAGATGCAATTTCCGGGCCGATGCCGTAAACTGATTCGATAGATGCAGCAGAAGCTTGGGCTAATTCGTCAACATTGGTAAATTTTTGGGTTAATGTTTGGGCGTTGACGCTACCGACATGACGAATTCCTAAACCGTAGAGTACCCTAGACCAAGGTTGAGATTTA from Leptolyngbyaceae cyanobacterium carries:
- a CDS encoding DMT family transporter codes for the protein MKLHKSSGNWRLGLALSSLTVFLWGILPVALAVTLQALDVYTVTWFRFVVAFTILGIYLATKGELPPIEKLRKIPLKLLGIAIIYLAINYLLFLLGLAYTSPSHAEVLIQLAPVLMGLGGVFIFKERYSLRQWMGLSVLTLGLALFFNEQLRAFITTPTKYLWGSVFLVIGAIAWAVYAMAQKQLLQILPSSNIMLLIYGSCAILFSPVAKPDELLAISPLHWGMLIFCALNTVFAYGAFAESLSHWEASKVSAVLALAPLVTLVAMWGEEWLLPGLVEPEHLTILAVFGAVLVVSGSVAIALGKKQ